A window of Thermodesulfobacteriota bacterium genomic DNA:
GGGGGGGGGGGGGGGGGGGGGGGGGGGGGGGGGCGGGGGGGGGGCCCGCCCCCCCCCCCCCCCTACGGGTGAACTGGCCGTCTTGCTGCGCGTCTCTTAGCGGTTCGCCGCGCGGTCAACGCACCCCGCCCAGGAGCTCAGCCAGCGGCGTGCAGGAGGATCCGAAGGCGTCGGCCACGGGGCCGCAGGTGACGCGGCCATCCCAGGTGTTGACGCCCCGGGCGAGCGCCGGATCCGCGCGCAGGGCGCCGGCCAGGTCGGCGGAGGCGAGCTTGCGGCAGTACGGCAGGGTCACGTTGGTGAGGGCGTAGGTGCTTGTCATGGGCACCGAGCCGGGGATGTTGGGAACGCAGTAGTGGATCACCCCCTCCTCGGTGTACACGGGGCGGGCGTGGCTCGTGGGGCGGCTGGTGGGGCTGATGCCCCCCTGGTCGATGGACACGTCCACGAACACGCTCCCCGGCCTCATCCCGCGCAACACCTCCCGGTCCACCAGGTGGGGCGCCCGCGCGCCCACCACGAGCACGGCCCCCACGAGCATGTGGCAGGTGGCGGCGGCCTCACGGATGTTGCGCCGGTTCGACATCAGGGTGACCACCTTGCCGTCGAAGACGTCGTCGATGTAGGACAGGCGGGCGTGGTTGACGTCGATGATGACCACCTCGGCGCCGAGCCCGTAGGCCACCTTGGCGGCGTTGATCCCCACCGCTCCGCCCCCGAGGATGACGATGCGCCCGTGCTTGGTGCCGGGCACGCCTCCCAGCAGGATGCCCATCCCCCCCTTTTCCCGCTGCAGGAAGGCCGCTCCGAGCTGCACGGCCATCTTTCCCGCCACCTGGCTCATGGGCGCCAGCAGGGGGAGGCTTCCGTCGGCGAGCTGGATCGTCTCGTAGGCCACCGCCCGAATCCCCTTGTCCAGGAGGACCCGGCCGAGCTCGGGGAGCGGGGCCAGGTGGAGGAAGGTAAAGAGCGTCTGCCCCGGGCGCAGGAGGGGGTACTCGGCCGGCAGGGGCTCCTTGACCTTCATCACGAGGCCGGCGCAGCCCCACACCTCGGCGGCGCTGCCCAGGACCTCCGCACCGGCGGCCCGGTACTCGGCGTCGTCGATCCCGCTGCCGGACCCGGCACCGGCCTCGACCACTACCCGGTGCCCGTCGCGGACCAGCTCCTCGACCCCCGCCGGCACCACCGCCACCCGATACTCGTTGTCCTTGATCTCCCTGGGCACTCCGATGACCATGGCGTTCCTCACTCCGGGGCGGGGCCGGGCCGGGGCGAAACGGGCAGCGCGACGGCCGGCGCCCGCCTCACCGCGCGCGCAGCAGTGCCGGCCAGTCGATCTCGCCGGCGTCGAAAACCGGTCCTTCCTTGCAGACCCGCAGGTAGGGCTGGCCGGTGCCCGGGACCACGCACCCCAGGCACGCCCCGACCCCGCAGGCCATGTGGGCTTCGAGGGAGACCTGACACGGCACGGCGGCCGCCCCGCAGAGCCGGGCCACGGCGGCGAGCATGGGAGAGGGCCCGCAGGCATAGACG
This region includes:
- the ald gene encoding alanine dehydrogenase; its protein translation is MVIGVPREIKDNEYRVAVVPAGVEELVRDGHRVVVEAGAGSGSGIDDAEYRAAGAEVLGSAAEVWGCAGLVMKVKEPLPAEYPLLRPGQTLFTFLHLAPLPELGRVLLDKGIRAVAYETIQLADGSLPLLAPMSQVAGKMAVQLGAAFLQREKGGMGILLGGVPGTKHGRIVILGGGAVGINAAKVAYGLGAEVVIIDVNHARLSYIDDVFDGKVVTLMSNRRNIREAAATCHMLVGAVLVVGARAPHLVDREVLRGMRPGSVFVDVSIDQGGISPTSRPTSHARPVYTEEGVIHYCVPNIPGSVPMTSTYALTNVTLPYCRKLASADLAGALRADPALARGVNTWDGRVTCGPVADAFGSSCTPLAELLGGVR